CCACGCCATGTGCTTTACAAACCTCTCTGGgtttgtcaatgtgtgtgtgggCTTTAACACACAAAGGTTTTGCGGAAAGATGGCTGGAGGGAAAACCAAAACAGGGTTGTCAGTGGCTGatgcgggggggggggagggggggggaaaaCCCCATaggtaaaaaaattaacaaaaagacatGCCGCTTTATATTGGGAGAATTTTTGAATTATTTTCTGTACTCGAATTATTGCTAATGGGGAAATTTGAGAGCTGTGATTTCTCAGACGCAAACTCGGTTTCTCAAGACAGACAAATACTAAAATTTATGTTaatttttgtgtctgttttgattataatattattatacactgttaaaaatcaataattattattgttatattattatattattatgttgaaaaattttatattcatttctttgttattattattattattattattattgtattattattattattattacataattcCTAAACCATTAAAGCCAATACAATAAATTGAAGTTCTGCAAGGTCAAGAAATTTCGGTATATGTTATTTAGAGCTATTCCAGAAACGCTTGGCTGCTCTGATAAATCGTTCTTAATACTCGTTACTAAAGGGGATATAAGACATTCTATTATGAACGATTCGTTGTCGGGGGTGGCAAATGGTTTAGAATAGTCTGTCAAAACATCTCTGCtgcatgtttattttcatgggttttttttttggtttgttttcttacAGAAGCGACGAGGCTCAAGCTGGGAGTTTTGTGTTCAAATCGCCGGTGTTTCTCAGGTTAAagattttatggaaaaaaaaaaaaaacacaaaaaaacaaaaccatttcttTCTTTGAACTGCAGCAGTCAGTCCCAACTTCAAAGGCGGCTTCTGAACCGCGCCGGCAAAGCTTTGGGACAAATTGAAGCCTGTAATTACAGAGAAACACCTGTTGGTGGACATTAACACCATGTCTCTTTGTCCTTAGATCCTCGGAAAAATTTCTTCCTCTTACCATTTATTTTGGATTAATATATCTCTATCCCCCCTCTCtcttgaagagagagagagagagagagagaaaaaaaactgaaataaaaacaacattttttgtcgcgcggttttttgtttttttttccaagcagGAGGGAGAGCGGAAGAAAAGCGGAGGTTTTAttcaagcaatttttttttgttcaattttatatACTGATCCTATAACATAAGAAAGAGCGGGAGAGAAGGCAGAAGAAGAAGCGAAGACGAAGTGACAAGGAAGACGTAGAGAAGAAAGAATATGGAGTGAAGTGAAAGCAGCAAGTAGCAGGAAGAGAAAACAATATGAAttagctctctcctctctctctctctctctctctctctctctcctccctctcctctctctcctctctttctctctctctctctctctctgtgtctcctctctctctccctctcctctctctccctctttctttctctctccttctctccctctctctcgctttctctctctttctcttcagATCGAGAGGAGAAAGTTTACTAGGGGATAAGAAGAAAGTCGAGAAGTCTAGAGAGGATTGAACAGTATGGAAGAGTATATTAGAGAAGAAGAGTAAAGAGAGAGGAATCAGAAAGAGGGAGAGGATAAAGCATTATATCTATGTCTCTCTCGCTCTAGCTATCGAAAGAGAGTCTATCTCTATCTATCAGCTCTAGTCTcatgttatatattatagataagataatatagaataatagataataataataatatagagagatagagatagatagatcgatagagagaaatagatagagagatagatagagagatagatagatagatagacagacagaatcATCTAatctaaaaaaatgaaacctAAAATTTCGCTATAGAAATCAGAATGATAGATAGATATCATACTcaggagggggaaaaaagaaagaaagaagaaagaaggtGGAAGACGGACATCTGGAGCGTTTCTTTTTGGAGAAAGCCGGCGACGCTGAGATAACGTTTTGCTGCCGGGCTGTCGGACTGGGAACCTGCTTCCCGGACCAGCTTCCTGGACCTGCTTCCCGGACCTGCTTCCCGGACCAGCTTCCCGGACCAGCTTCCTGGACCTGCTTCCCGGACCAGCTTCCCGGACCAGCTTCCCGGACCAGCTTCCCGGACCTGCTTCCCGGACCTGCTTCCCGGACCTGCTTCCCGGACCTGCTTCCCGGATCTGCTTCCCGGACCTGCTTCCCGGACCAGCTTCCCGGACCTGCTTCCCGGACCTGCTTCCCGGACCAGCTTCCCGGACCTGCTTCCCGGACCAGCTTCCCGGATCTTCCCGGACCAGCTTCCCGGACCTGCTTCCCGGACCAGCTTCCCGGACCTGCTTCCCGGACCTGCCCGCTCAGAGTGGGGGAGAGGCGGGGAGAGGAGTGAGCGATGGTCCGCTGGGGTGAGATGGCCATGCTTCTCGAAGCCTTTCTGCATTTTGTCCTGGCGACACAAAGACAAGGTGAGCGGTCAAAACCAACCAtaagaataattaataataattaacagagctaataagaggtgagagaatggatttgaaagatggtcagcgctcctttacagggaggggtcagtgatcatgttaataaagctaataagaggtgagagaatggattttaaagatggtcagcgctcctttaaagggaggggtcagtgatcatgttaataaagctaataagaggtgagagaatggattttaaagatggtcagcgctcctttaaagggaggggccagtgatcatgttaataaagctaataagaggtgagagaatggattttaaagatggtcagcactcctgtaaagggaggggtcagtgatcctgttaataaagctaataagaggtgagagaatggattttaaagatggtcagcgctcctttaaagggaggggccggtgatcatgttaataaagctaataagaggtgagagaatggattttaaagatggtcagcgctcctttaaagggaggggccagtgatcctgttaataaagctaataagaggtgagagaatggattttaaagatggtcagcgctcctttaaagggaggggtcagtgatcatgttaataaagctaataagaggtgagagaatggattttaaagatggtcagcgctcctttaaagggaggggccagtgatcatgttaataaagctaataagaggtgagagaatggattttaaagatggtcagcgctcctttaaagggaggggtcagtgatcatgttaataaagctaataagaggtgagagaatggattttaaagatggtcagtgctcctttaaagggaggagccagtgatcatgttaataaagctaataagaggtgagagaatggattttaaagatggtcagcgctcctttaaagggagggggccagtgatcatgttaataaagctaataagaggggAGAGAATGGATTTGAAAGATGGGCAGCGCTTTTTAAATCCCTCTGTCTGTCAGATCGCTTTGATTGTTTTCTGGTGAATGGAGCTGATTACCGCGGCTCTCAGAATCGGACCTCGGCTCAAAACGGGAAGCCTTGCCTGTACTGGAACCAGACCGTCCAGCACACCTACAATACTGGGAGACAGATGGCTGAGGAGTGGGGACTGGGGGACCACAATTACTGCAGGTAAGAAGAGAGGAGATAGGGtgggggggctgtctgaatcattgctaaTGACACTTTCTCCTTCGTTTCTTTTTCTGCTGAGGAATCCGGATGGAGATGTTCAGCCCTGGTGTTACGTTTCGGAGAGCGAGGAGGGAATCTATTGGAAGTACTGTGACATTCCCAGCTGTCGGAGTGAGTCCATCCTGGTCCGAAATCTGGGAAaccgagtccagcagagcagctctagtttggggctctagtaccttcatcagcgttactgaacctaaactgagtccagcagagcagctctagtttggggctctagtgccttcatcagcgttactgaaactaaactgagtcaagcagagcagctctagtttggggctctagagccttcatcagcgttactgaaactaaactgagtcaagcagagcagctctattttgggctctagtgccttcatcagcgttattgaaactacaAAATAACTTGTGATAAAGAGACAGTCGAAGGAAGGCCCCATGGTCACTACACAACAACCCACGTGGAGAccccctgtttctctctctctctctcgcagtgCCGGGGTACCACGGCTGTTTCCTGGACTCGGGGAGCCCCCCCGCTCTGACGGGGAGCAGTGGCACCTCCACCAAACTCACTGTGCAAGTCTGCATTCAATACTGCAGGAGACACGGGtatgaggtgagagagaggggagacggaagagggaggggagagagaggggagagggaagaggggagagagagaaagggagagagggagaggtagaggGGAGAGAGGTAGGTCACCCCCCTCTCCCTCTTTACTCTTCCAACCACAACCACATATTGGAGTCACTGCCCCccccttctccccccccccctctcagtTTGCTGGGGTCGAGGCAGGTTATGCCTGTTTCTGTGGTTCGAGGGCGGACCTGGCTCGTAACGAACAAGTGTCAGCGGTGGAGTGTGACCAGGTGTGCTTCGGCAAGTCAAGCGAGCTGTGTGGGGGGGACGGCAGGATCGGGATCTACCAGGGTGAGGGGCTGCTTCATTCACCCCTCTCACCCCCCCTCTCACTACCCCCTCACTCCCCCACTCGGGCGGACACATGGCGCGATAAGACCAAGTAGTGTATAGGGATGGAAGTGCAGTATGTtaggggagagaggagagcggaggcgaagagagaagaagagagagagcgTGGGGGAGGGAGTCAGGGGTTCGAGAAGTTACAGAGCAGTCGAGGAGAAgccattctctccctctctctctccctcctctctctctctcctccctctcctccctctcctctctctctctctctctctctctcctccccctctctctcccccccccctctccccctctctctctctcccctcctctctcctctctctctcctctctctctctctctctctctctctctctctctctctctctctccctttctctctctctctccatctctctctccctccctctccccccctctctctctctcctctctcctctctcctctctctctcctcccctctctctctcctctctctctctctctctcctctcccccctctctctctctctctccctctcctctctctctctctctctctccctctccctctctctctctctctctctccctctctctctctcccctcctctctctctctctttctctccagtGTCTGTTGGATCCTGCTCTGGTAACCTCACCCAGTCGGAAGGCGTTCTCTTCTCCCCAGACTTCCCCGACGACTACCCGGCCGACAGCAACTGCTCCTGGGCGCTGACCCCGCAGGGAGGGGGCGGGGGCGTGGGGGTCACCCTGGAGGTCCTCGACCTCCGGGACTCCTGGGACACGCTGTCGATCTGGGACCCCCGATCAGGGGGTCTGCTGGCCCGCTGgcaggggggaggaggaggggagggggcaaGGGAGGAGCTGGCGTTTCAGACAGACTCTGTCCTCGTCACTTTTGTCTCCGATGGGATTTTCCAAGGGCACGGATTTGCCCTGACCTACAGAGGTGAGGACTGCAATCCTTATacaaagcacagaggggtctggtaaagcatagggaagcattgtaaagcacagagaggtcaggtaaagcatagggaagcattgtaaagcacagagaggtctggtaaagcacagtgaagcattgtaaagcacagagaggtctggtaaagcatagggaagcattgtaaagcacagagaggtctggtaaagcatagggaagcattgtaaagcacagagaggtctggtaaagcatagggaagcattgtaaagcacagagaggtctggtaaagcatagggaagcattgtaaagcacagagaggtctggtaaagcacagggaagcattgtaaagcacagagaggtctggtaacgcATATGGAGGAAATAATTCCGTACCTTTCGTGGACCACTCCATCCACCCCGACACACCCATTTCCCCGTAGCTCACAATTCCGTTAATTAAGTCAAAATAAACTTCATTATTGTTAGgttgttattgttatattttgttaaatatctgGCAGGGATTCAGGTTAACTCCAGTATGGGAGGGGCTTCGTCTTCAAACCACTCCTCCACAACCCCGACTCCGCCCACAACGTCAGACTCCTGCACACCCTCCTCCTCTGAACCAATCAGCAGTGAGAATGCCACCAGCATTGCAGGTGAGTGttaagagagagggagagaaaggtgggaaagaggagagggggagagagagaaagacggGAGGAGGGATTGGGAATAAAGAAGGTAAAAGTTTGTTCCTGCATAGTGTAGCCCGTCCAAATTGTTGCCGTGTTGCCCTTTCGCGACATCTGCTGGCGGGTTGCGGGCATTGCAGTTCACTCGGTTCAGTCAAACCGGGAAAACTCATTCAACTCTGCTACCACCTTGTGGCTGAGTAGTGCAGTGCGTCGGGAGGATCGCGAAAGGACTTCGTTCATTGCTGTGCTttgatgttgttttctttctgaagcGTGGGTCCTGGGTGTCCTGTCGGTGATGTGTGTCTTCCTGACTGCTGCCGCAGCCTACTACCTGAGAAggaggtgagggggggggggggcatttaatTAGCTACAGATCAGGgtgtcccacagtaaaaacacagtaaagtgtgataaagcactgTCAACCaggcaagtattgtaaagcacagaaaggcaTGGGAAACTTTCTTTTATAAGGGTAAATTTActctgatttgtttttaatatgctttaccagacctctctgtgcttttcaatgcttccctatgctttaccacacctctctgtgctttacaatgcttccctatgctttagcagacctctctgtgctttacaatgcttccctgtgctttaccagacctctctgtgctttacaatgcttccctatgctttaccagacctctctgtgctttacaatgcttccctatgctttaccagacctctctgtgctttacaatgcttccctatgctttaccagacctctcctgtgctttacaatgcttccctgtgctttaccagacctctctgtgctttacaatatgctttaccagacctctctgtgctttacaatgcttccctatgctttaccagacctctctgtgctttacaatgcttccctatgctttaccagacctctctgtgctttacaatgcttccctatgctttaccacacctctctgtgctttacaatgcttccctgtgctttaccagacctctctgtgctttacaatgcttccctatgctttaccagacctccctgtgctttacaatgcttccctatgctttaccagacctccctgtgctttacaatgcttccctatgctttaccagacctccctgtgctttattacactgtgctgtgtttttacaaGAGGAGATTTTAGAAGGGAAATCAGCACACCCTGTATTGGTTTACGACTCTCAGTGCAGAATAGTGCAAGaggttaattttctttttcttctctctccAGAACCTGTCTGTTTGTTCAAAAGAAGTCCTCCTCCGGGCTCTTCCTCATTGGCTCAGAGCCGCGCTGTGGGCGGGGCCAGGCCTGGTCGGTGGCCTTTCGGCACACGCGGGTCGTCGTGTGTAGCCATGGCAACCAGGGGCGGGGCGGagcgggggagagagaggaggaggaggaggaggaggaggaaaggcTCTTTTTTCCGGCACCCTTGAGGGACCAGCACCGGGGATAGTGTCTCCCAGTCCGATGGGGTCCTCCCATCTCCGCCCCCCTTCCTCTTCCGACAGAACGCTCTTTCGACAGTGTCAGGCTTGTGTCAGGAGACGACGTGAAGCGAGTAGAGGAGGAATATCTTGTCCCCAATGATTGCATCCCCCGGTTAAGTCCCCCCCCCGGGACGTCATTAACGCGTCGTGTcacattataaagcacagagaggtctggtaaagcacagggaagcattgtaaagcacagagaggtctggtaaagcacagggaagcattgtaaagcacagagaggtctggtaaagcatagggaagcattgtaaagcacagagaggtctgggtaaagcacagggaagcattgtgagaggtaaagcacagggaagcattgtaaagcacagagaggtctggtaaagcatagggaagcattgtaaagcacagagaggtctggtaaagcacagggaagcattgtaaagcacagagaggtctggtaaagcacagggaagcattgtaaagcacagaggtctggtaaagcacagtgaagcattgcaaagcacagagaggtctggtaaagcatagggaagcattgtaaagcacagagaggtctggtaaagcacagggaagcattgtaaagcacagagaggtctggtaaagcacagtgaaagcattgcaaagcacagagaggtctggtaaagcatagggaagcactgtaaagcacagagaggttgagACTGAGTTGGGGATTAAGGCGCAATAAGCAGGatttttaaacatgaatttaTAAGTGATTTTTGGGTGGGGGGGTAGTGTTGTTGAAAGATTtaaagtttctttttgttttttttgtataataattttgttttgttgacataatttatttttctttgtaataaAATCCCCCTCAAAAAAAGTTTTATGTTGATTgttcacacactgagacactgagacactgagacactgggacacacactgagacactgagacactgagacacttgACCAAACGTGACTCTGTTGTTAGGACTCAGTGTTAGTTGTCACTCTGGTGACTCTGTGGTGTGTGGACTATGTgacttgtgtgtgtctgtgacaccTCCTGTGACCCTGTGACCCTGTGACCCTGTGACCTCTGttgaactctgtgtgtgtgctgactGTGACTAAtggtgtgtgtgactgtgtgactcTTGTGTGGTTCTGACTTGACCTGTATGACTCTCGGTgtgacactgagacactgagacactgacacactgacacactgagacacacacacactgagacactgagacacacacacactgagacactgagacacacacacactgggacactgagacacacacacctgagacacacactgagacacacacacacgtctgtgTGTGATGACTCTTTGTGTGGTGACTCTGGACCCCTCCtgtgacttgtgtgtgtgtgacgtgacttctgtgtgtgtgtgactatgtaACTCTGGTGTGTGTGACACTCTGTGGTGTGTCGTGACCCTGTGACTATGGTGTCTGTGTGACTATGGGTCacgacacaccacacacacacacacacactgacacacacacacacacactgacacagacactgtGGCGTCCACTGTCCGCTGTTGTGTGACTGCCTAgactgctgtggtgtgtgtgactgtgactgcgtgtggtgttgtgtgtgactctgtgacTCTGGGTGTGACCTGTGActggtccacacacacacaacacacacacacactgacacactgacacgcacacacacacacacacacacacacacacacacacacacacacacacacacacacacacacgcacacacacgcacacacacacacatacacacacacacacacacacacacctgacacacaacacacacacactgacacacacactgtgacacacacacacacacactacacccccACACACTGGTGGTGTGTGTTGTGACTGTGGTGTGTGACtggtgttgttgtgtgtgtggtgtgactgTGCGGGGTGTTTGGGTgacatgtgtgtgtggtgtgtggtgtgacTGTTGTGTGGTggaatgtgctgtgtgtgtggtgtgactgtgtgtgtcactgaccactgacacacacacacacacacagtgacacacacacacacacacacacacactgacacacacaaacacacacacacacacacacacacactgacacgcacacacacacacggacacacacacacacacacacacacacacaatgacacacacacactgacactgacacacacacactgcacacacacacacacactgacacacacacacacacacacacacacacacacacatacacacactgacacacacacacacactgacacacacacactgacacacacacacacactgaacacacacacacacacacacaccctaacacacacacactgacacacacacacacacacacacccacacacacacacacacacacacacactgactgtgaCCTGACTGTGTACTGTccttgactgtgtgtgtgtgtggacgacacacaacacactgacaccacacacacacactgacacgcacacacacagcatagcacagactcacacacacacacacactgacacccacacacacacacgttgtacTGTGACCTGTCCCATGGTGACAGTGTCACCCACTGTGTCTTACTGTGTGTTCAACACAGACACTGTAGCCAAGttatctgacacacacacacactgacacacacccgcacacacacacactgacacacacacacacactgacacacacaaacaccagcacacacacacctgtaatCCAATCAAATACCCAAAGGCCACGCCCCCTCATTACCCTAATACACACAGTCCAGCGGCTGATTGGTTTAGCGGTGGCGTGCTCACCTTCAAAGCCTCTCTGATTGGCTGATCTTCAGCAAAGCCTCACCTCAGTAATGCGGATGAGAGCGTTTGTGATTATGACATCATCCTCACCCTGATGCTGATCAGGAAAGACAGGGTTAGAAAGAAGAGCAActataatagagagagagagagagagaaagagagagagagagagaatgcggAGTCAGAGATCTCACGAGAGgactgcatcacactcacacgCCCCACCACCACAGCCTACGCACCTCGACACGCTcgtgcccccccacccccccccaacagACCACTCACGTACACACAGTCTTTATTTGAAAGTGCTTGtgttgaacaaaacacacacaaccacgTACACAGCTACACAACCAGAGAGTCACACACTCAACAGAGAGAGAGGACACACgccacccacacacacgcacgagagaggagagagagagagagagaggactcagggagagagagagggggagagacggagggagagagagagaaggagagaggagaaagagagggaggagTTTGAAAAACTACaactcacacaccacacacacaacacatgagggagagaggagagagcaccagagagaggagactgagagacagagacactcacacacacacagagactccagatagaaagagagagagagaggagagactcaGAGGGACTCAGGAGGGAGACGACAGAGGTGGGGGAGAGAGATGGACACTGAGGACCCAGACAGAAcccactgagagacacacacacctgagctcacaaatacacacacacacacagagagagagagactcagatGACACAAcaacacagggagagagagggatggacaggagggagaagagagagagagagagacagggggggGTAAAGAGagagaaacacgcacacacacaaccaaacaCGCTAGAGAGACCAAGACACAACTCACACAACCCAAAACACAGGgagatagaaagagagagagagagaggagagactcaAACACtccacagaaagagagagagagagagagaggggcagagaggagaggagagagagagggagaggggggaggagagagagagagagagaggagataaacACAcccagagagagacagaggagagggagagagagagagcggggggggggggggggaggcgaGATGGAGGATACGGGTACGAGTGTGGGAGATGCTGGGACTCTGGGGGAGTCTCTGTGGACTAGGTGTGTGATGGGTGTCCCTCTGTCTGTCCCACCCTGGTGTAGCCCAGGTGGAGTCTTCTACACTCTTCTCTGTGTTCAACACAAACCActgacaatcacacacacacacggaggaacacacacacacacaaacccactcacacaggacacaaacacacaacaaacacaaaggacacacacacaaccagacacaaaacacactccacacacaaacacacacactgacacacaaacagagCCACACTTTGAGATTCTGTTTGTGTGGAGACATGCTGTCCTTTGTGTGGCTGTTGTAGGTGTGGTTGGACGAGTCTCTGTAGTGGCCTAGTTGTTGGGTGAactgttgtgtctgtctgtggaTGAGTGGTGTGATGCACCTGTGTTTTTTGCCCCTTTTCGTGCTGTGTGCGTGTGACGCAGCGAGGAGTGTGGACGAGGGGTCGTGACGGGAGGGACtgtcactctcactcacacacacacaccacagacacacacacacacgacacgcACTGCATACACACTTtagactatacacacacacacacacacacagacacccacacacacacacacccacacacacacacacacacacactgacagtcgcagcacacacacacacacacacacacacacacacacacacacacacacacacacacgacacacacaccacacacacacacacacacactgacacacacacacacacacactgacacacacacacactgacacacacacacacacacaacacacacacacacacacacacacactgacacgcacacacacactttctagCTGTGGGTTTTCTGTGACTGGGTGACTTGTACTCATCTTTGGCTGTGGTggggtgtgtgtgactgtgtgcgcTGGTTGCGTGTGGCTGCGctttgtcctgtgtgtgtgtggcagtgagtgTTGCGTAGACTGTGATgttcacacacaaaacactccacacacacacacacacttacacacacacacacacacacacacacacacacacacaacacaccacacacacaccatcactcACTACACACAAGTGcaccacacacaacaaacaccacaacacacaccacctcacacacacacacacacacactcacacacacacacactgacacacacacagtgacagacacacacaaagcacaAACACTACACgctgaccacacacacaccacacactgcagtAGCACACAGACACCACTCTGTTtgacactgatacacacacacactgacacacacagaagACCTAtaatctagagagagagagagagagagagagggagagtgatagagagagagcgaggagagagagagagggaggagagagagagagagagaggggggggggggggtgagagagagagagagagagggggggggggagagagagggagagagagagagcgactgGAGAGAcactctgagagagagagagagcgagcggagagagagagggagagagaccctgattttgttttttaattttttgttctaGGGACGTatgagtagagagagagagagagagagagggagcgagagggagagagacctTCAAAGaaaaggggaggagagagagagcaaagcCTCACCTCAGTAatgcggagagagagagagtttgtgaTTATGAGGAGGATCCTCACCCTGATGCTgatcaggagagagagagagagaaagaagaaactataatagagagagagagagagagagagagagagaggattatCTACTCTCAGAGTCT
The Polyodon spathula isolate WHYD16114869_AA chromosome 50, ASM1765450v1, whole genome shotgun sequence DNA segment above includes these coding regions:
- the LOC121306804 gene encoding kremen protein 2-like yields the protein MVRWGEMAMLLEAFLHFVLATQRQDRFDCFLVNGADYRGSQNRTSAQNGKPCLYWNQTVQHTYNTGRQMAEEWGLGDHNYCRNPDGDVQPWCYVSESEEGIYWKYCDIPSCRMPGYHGCFLDSGSPPALTGSSGTSTKLTVQVCIQYCRRHGYEFAGVEAGYACFCGSRADLARNEQVSAVECDQVCFGKSSELCGGDGRIGIYQVSVGSCSGNLTQSEGVLFSPDFPDDYPADSNCSWALTPQGGGGGVGVTLEVLDLRDSWDTLSIWDPRSGGLLARWQGGGGGEGAREELAFQTDSVLVTFVSDGIFQGHGFALTYRGIQVNSSMGGASSSNHSSTTPTPPTTSDSCTPSSSEPISSENATSIAAWVLGVLSVMCVFLTAAAAYYLRRRTCLFVQKKSSSGLFLIGSEPRCGRGQAWSVAFRHTRVVVCSHGNQGRGGAGEREEEEEEEEERLFFPAPLRDQHRG